A segment of the Coffea arabica cultivar ET-39 chromosome 8c, Coffea Arabica ET-39 HiFi, whole genome shotgun sequence genome:
gctttaataaatggcatcatgcataagccCTAGAAATGGAATGCCATATAGGGAATCCTATATTAAGGATAAGCCAACCTTTTTTCCCgtgggtatttaaccctattttgggaattgcacgtttaaattcatgtttaacTAGAGGGGTGGGACCCGTAGGTAAGGTATTTGACATCGATTTTCGTTCTTAGATGGGAAATCCTCGCCGCGTCCAACAGATGTTAGCAATACCAGTTGAGGTGCAAAAATGGCCCACATTGCTTTCGCCAAGCGAGATTAATCAAGTATCCACTCGATTGGGACCTATCGGGGATTTTAAAGACATTAAGTCCGATGGATATTTGGTAGAGGCTTTGGTGCACTTATGGGATCCCATTTGTTCTACTTTTAGGCTAGGGAAAGAAGAAATGACCATAACTATCGAGGAAATTGCTGGATTTCTCAATTTGCCGGTTCAGGGAACCGCCGTTATATTCCCATTAGCATCTGACAAAGTGGAGTTTTGTCGTTTTACCGGTATAAAGGAGTCAGTAATACAAGGGTTGGACCAGAATATAGAGGCAAAATTCTTGTTTGATCGATTCGAGTTAAGGGATGGTTTTGAAAAACATCGAGGGGATTTCTCGTTTACTTCTAAGGAAATATGGGATCGAAAGAGAGTTTGGGTGTATGGATTAGTCATGGCGGGAACTTATTTTTTTCCcaggaaagacaaaaagatagccttCAAGCTCACCAAAATCATGTATGACCTGTTTTTAGGAATCAATAATAAGCCCTGTTCTATCATTCCAACCATTCTAGCCGATATTTTCATAGCCTGCTCTACCTGTCAGAGAGGGGGAAAGTTCTTTTGTGGTTCGAATTTAATCTTACATGTATGGGGGATGGAGCACTTCATGAGACGACCGGCTATTCCCGAGAGTCTACCAATGTCCGGATATAACTGGGTAATCACACATCACAAAAGGATTGATAGCAGCAATTTGCCGTGTAATGCGTCCGATTTTGTGGATTTCTTGACGAATATGACCAGTCAAAATGTTAGATGGGTATTGGATTGGACCAATTGTACCAAACCTATTCTTCATACCAAGGCATCCGAATTTGTTCCTCTATGGGGTACTCAGGGTATCATGGCATACAATCCGAGGAGGTTTCTCCGACAATTAGGGCGAGTCCAAGATGTACCACCCGCAGTGGATCTGACTCCATTTGTCATCGTTTTCGACAAAGGGATATGTCCGAAGGAAATTTCAATGAAGACTCTTATTGATGAGGCCTGGGAAACATTATCCGATGACGAACGCGTCAAGTACGTTCCGGGACTCAAACAAAGGGGATTGACCACTCCGCAATATGAAGACTGGATAGGAAGGTCCACCATACAAGAAATGCAAGATGAGCCAGCCAAGGAGGTGGAAAGGTTAAAAGCCATTATTGAAGCAAGGGATAAGGAAGTcaactaatttttcttaaagtGAGTAAAAAAATTAAGAAGTACTAATAATAATGTAAATATAgaagatattaaaaaattatatcaaCAGAATAATTATAGAAATCAAACACTTCATACCatatcacaacatatagaagtagTAAGTACAAAAATTGATGGTATACAGAGACCAATTTCTAGATTcccaaatgatatttcagctCCTCATTTTTAACCAAGAAGTCTTCCAAGAGAAAGAGAATAAGAATTAGTACAAAATGTTAATTCCATAGATACAATTTTAGGAAGAATATCTCAAACCTTACAATCATTAACAACAAACACTCCTAGAATAAATACTTTAGATGAAGTAATTATAAATGAAGAATCAACATCAGAAAAATCAAGTTATTTAGAAGAAGAAACAGACATAGTTACTTCTATAGAAGAACAATTTAATAAAGAAGAaggtaatcaaataaataggATAAAGTGAAGAAAAACTTTTAGAAACAAAAAGGATTGACAATTAGTAAGCACAAGAAATTATTATCGTAGACCTAGCCCTCCTGATAtacaatatgaagaaagatcgaAATTTCATACTAcaaaatatgatggagattcaatatatgaatggaatatagatggaaGAGCAGAATACGAAGTATTAAATACTCTACAAGAAATAGGAATGGCTAGTCTAGCATATAagctaaaaaaatattcaagaaagaaacatTGCAACCTTATTAGTTTTTGGTTTTACAAGACAATTAAAAAACTGGTGGGATAATGCATTAAATCTttaagataaattatcaatattagatcatacaGTAGAAATAGAAGATGATTAAGGGAATATTCAAATAcagtcagatgctgcagaatctttaattgtaacaatagtaatgtattttgTAGGAAATCCAAAGGAAGAATTAAATGCAAACAAAAcctttttaacaaatttaaaatgTCTAACTTTGtcagattttagatggtataaagatatgtttttgaCTAATGTACtaagaagaccagattgcaatgcttcattttggaaagaaagatttataacaggattaccaaatttattttcacaaagaaaaatagataatttacaaaaggaaatgggaacTGAAGttatttcattggaaaatattacttttggtcaattatttgcttttgttaaAAAGGAAGGTATACTTTTATGTTCTGaattaaaaattcaaataaaatatggctcaaaaacaaaagaagtaggatcattttctAAAGCTTTTGgaattaagaaaataaaatcccCTTCAtcacataaaaagaaaaataaagaaaggaaaaaataaaaaaaaaacataaaaaaactAATAAAGAACTTTATTATAAAAAGTATAATAAAAAGAAAGTTGTTTGCTGGAAATGCGGGAAAAAAGGACATAAAGTAGATAAATGTAAATTAagggaaaaataaatgaaatatgtgcggaagatgaagagataagaaacaaattaatcaatttattaataaatgaaaaagagcAAGAAACGGACgatgattattataatgacTTAAGTAGTTCAGAAGATCACGAAGATTGTAGTTGCTCAAGcaatccaaaatatataaatgttattactaaaaaagaagataaagaatttttattagatataatagatAAAATAAACGATCCTATgcctaaaaaagaatatttagacaGATTGAAAAGTTTAATAatacaagaagataaaatgccaaaaataattgaaccatttagtttttcaaaattaatagataaatatcctaatataaataatataagGAAAGAAACTACTGAAGATCTTCAAACAGGAATAAATAGTCTAAAagtacaagtaaaacaattacaacaagaaataataaatttaaaaacCAAAGATTTAGAAATCGAAGCAAAAATGTCACTAATAAATAATGAACAAAATATAGATGAACCTTCTACttcaaaaacaaatgaaataataatttctgAAAGACCAATAGACGAAAAACAATATTTAAATATAATAGAAAGAAtgacatttcaaaaatggtatGCTTTAGTGATTGTAACAGTAGAAGATTTTAAAGAAACTTATGTAGCCTTATTTGATAGTGGAGCATATTCAAACTGTATAAAAGAAGGATTAATTCCaactaaatattgtgaaagaactAAGGAAGAATTATTAGCagcaaatgaagaaaaattacAAGTAAAATACAAATTTACGAAAGGATCAATATGCAATGATAATTACTGcttaaaacataattttttaaTAGTTAACAACATAAGTAATGATATGATATTAGGAACcccttttttaattcaaatatttccCTTCTCTATAAATTATGATGGAGTTTCTACAAATATCATGGGAAAGACTATTACATTTAAATTTTTAACACCAATAaaacaaagagaattacaaatatTGCAATCATCCtctatttataaaacaataaatactatTCAACATGTTAAGCaacatataaattatattaaaaaagaaaaatcttatttaaaaatagaAGAACAACTAAATGAAGTAAATATGAAAACTAAAATTACACAGTTAGAAGAATTAAAAAGAAGGAAGTATGCGCAGATATACCTAATGCATTTTGgaatagaaaacaacatatgattaATTTACCctatgaaaaagattttaatgaaaaagaTATTCCAACTAAAGCTAGACCAATGCAAATGAATtttgaattattagaattttgtaaaaaagaaatacaaactCTAATGGATAAAAGATTAATAACATCatcaaaatcaccttggagttgtgcAGCTTTTTATGTAATGAATCAACCTGAAAAAGAAATAGGAGTTCCAAGATAAGTAATTAATTATAAACCAT
Coding sequences within it:
- the LOC140004452 gene encoding uncharacterized protein; the encoded protein is MGNPRRVQQMLAIPVEVQKWPTLLSPSEINQVSTRLGPIGDFKDIKSDGYLVEALVHLWDPICSTFRLGKEEMTITIEEIAGFLNLPVQGTAVIFPLASDKVEFCRFTGIKESVIQGLDQNIEAKFLFDRFELRDGFEKHRGDFSFTSKEIWDRKRVWVYGLVMAGTYFFPRKDKKIAFKLTKIMYDLFLGINNKPCSIIPTILADIFIACSTCQRGGKFFCGSNLILHVWGMEHFMRRPAIPESLPMSGYNWVITHHKRIDSSNLPCNASDFVDFLTNMTSQNVRWVLDWTNCTKPILHTKASEFVPLWGTQGIMAYNPRRFLRQLGRVQDVPPAVDLTPFVIVFDKGICPKEISMKTLIDEAWETLSDDERVKYVPGLKQRGLTTPQYEDWIGRSTIQEMQDEPAKEVERLKAIIEARDKEVN